GACCAATAACATCTGTATCAGTAAAGTTGCATAACAGGATGGATGTAACAAAGAAAGAAAGAAAGGCTAGCTTGGTAAGAAAATTTTTTATCATCAAAATAGAAAACCACTTGTTTATCTTTATTTTTTTACATAATCCCCAAAACATAAAAATGGGGGCGTCCCCTGCGTTCATCGGTGTAGAATAACCTCCAAAAGCAGTTATTAGATGGATTTTTGCACCATCTGATAAACTTAAATTTATTTGCAGCTGGGATGTCAACAATTTAATTCTCATGCTTTCCAAGAGGACTCCCGTCAACGCTACCAAAAATAAAACTAAAATTAAACTTTTGTCAATCCTAGCTAAGCTATGAAAGGTGGATTCGTCAAAGTACCTATATAGTATTACCCCATTAACTATAATTCCAATAGCTACGGAAATAATTACCCACTTTCTTCTATTTTCCATAAACACCCTCCAAAAAAAATCATTATTAAACGATATTGCTCATATCGAATAATAATGATTTTTTAGATGTTTATTTTTTATATTGTTCCAGCTCAATTTTTGCTTCAGTTAAAATGTTAATACTTAATTCATCAGGATAATCCCCGATAAAAACCACCCGCTTGATTCCTGCGTTTGCAATTATTTTTGCACATTGAACACAAGGCTGCGTAGTAACATAAAGGGTAGAACCTTTAACAGTTATACCATGTAGAGCACCTTGAACAATAGCATTTTGTTCTGCATGTACCCCACGACAAAGTTCATGCCTTTCGCCAGAAGGAACATTTAATTTTTCTCTTATGCACCCTGCTTTAGCACAATGGTCCATTCCCGTCGGTGCTCCATTGTAACCACTTGTAAGAATGCGTTTATCCTTAACTAGGGTGCATCCCACTTGCCTTCGCAAACAAGTAGACCTTTGGGCTACCACCTTAGTTATTTCTAAAAAATACTGATCCCATGAAGGCCTTTTCATTTTATTTTGTCCCATAAAGCCTGTCACCAGCATCCCCTAATCCAGGCACAATGTACCCCTTTTCATTTAGTTCGTTATCAATTGACGCCACATAGATTTCAACATCCGGGTGTTCTTTCTGCACTGCTTCTACTCCTTCAGGGGCAGCTACTAAGCACATAAACTTAATATTTTTACCACCTTTATCTTTTAAAAACTCTATGGCAGCAATGGCTGAGCCACCAGTAGCTAGCATAGGATCTACTACTATTAATTCTCTTTCTTCAATATCAGACGGTAGTTTGCAGTAATATTCAACGGGTTTTAAGGTCTTTGGATCTCTATATACTCCCACGTGCCCTACCTTTGCAGCGGGGATTAACTTAAGTATACCATCTACCATGCCTAACCCCGCTCGAAGTATTG
This genomic interval from Proteinivorax tanatarense contains the following:
- a CDS encoding deoxycytidylate deaminase, giving the protein MGQNKMKRPSWDQYFLEITKVVAQRSTCLRRQVGCTLVKDKRILTSGYNGAPTGMDHCAKAGCIREKLNVPSGERHELCRGVHAEQNAIVQGALHGITVKGSTLYVTTQPCVQCAKIIANAGIKRVVFIGDYPDELSINILTEAKIELEQYKK
- the upp gene encoding uracil phosphoribosyltransferase, coding for MSKVTVMEHPLIQHKLTFIRDKNTGSKEFRELVEELSLLLAYEVTRNLPLNEVEVETPVCWTKTKQLSGKKMGVIPILRAGLGMVDGILKLIPAAKVGHVGVYRDPKTLKPVEYYCKLPSDIEERELIVVDPMLATGGSAIAAIEFLKDKGGKNIKFMCLVAAPEGVEAVQKEHPDVEIYVASIDNELNEKGYIVPGLGDAGDRLYGTK